The proteins below come from a single Papaver somniferum cultivar HN1 chromosome 11, ASM357369v1, whole genome shotgun sequence genomic window:
- the LOC113324172 gene encoding uncharacterized protein LOC113324172: MRGGGITRLKEHITQIRGNVSSCLKALAEVINEIRLADNIKKLKKSHRDDVDAMYRRTKSDEKSDADTDNEDLDVQEVEKVSNVGSASGSQEVVQSQRKRKFKRQSNYRGPIDLLMQTDHHKTQQATLERNSSAKEKLLKDAWKSISAWMTENSISFNIVRCPSFQEMIYAIGEYGKAMPAPSYHQIRTNLFKEQLEEMKKFVDTFRVHWKRYGCSIMYDGWTDGKKRHLINFLVNCLKGSVFLKSVDASDRTNDADFIRELVKEVINDVGKENVVQFITDNGSNFKKAGKDLMLEYPNLFWTPCGAHCVQLMLEELGDKLTRIRTAVILGKRLVTYIYAYFQVLCLMRKMTGGDLHRSTKTRFATQYYTLESLQKYKNPLQMMFVNDRWEKSRFSKENVGINALKIVTSSTFWEDVDYSCSVLKPLVNVVRLVDIERKPTMPCFYDAMRIARDQLEKNFSEDYDTWAYIEIKRGLHTAMERLIPNEDELDQATSELRKYADAVGILGSPSCKRRRTKDQPHDWWITFGGIDVPNLQKFAIRVLSLTCSASPCERNWSTFQNLHSKKRNRIKQQKLNDSVFIQYNKKLQRRYIEIQQYNDDDKANDPIFLEERDDNDEWLDLRNLNELDVLGDNVSFNDLQETVGEERETVGSGGACSSRSKSTFPTDSEYDGYDTDELMLDTEKGLLVAENDGVTQDDDIYDYSNYVD; encoded by the exons ATGCGTGGTGGTGGAATTACTAGGCTTAAGGAGCATATCACACAAATCAGGGGGAATGTTTCTTCATGTTTGAAAGCATTAGCTGAAGTTATAAATGAAATTAGACTAGCTGACAATATAAAGAAGCTAAAGAAATCTCACAGGGATGATGTTGATGCTATGTATCGGCGTACAAAATCTGATGAGAAGTCTGATGCTGATACTGATAATGAGGACCTTGATGTGCAAGAAGTTGAAAAGGTTTCAAATGTGGGCAGTGCTAGTGGTAGTCAAGAAGTTGTTCAGAGTCAgaggaagagaaaattcaagagacaGAGTAATTATAGGGGTCCAATAGATCTACTCATGCAGACAGACCACCATAAAACTCAGCAAGCCACTCTTGAAAGAAACAGTTCAGCGAAAGAGAAGTTACTGAAAGATGCATGGAAAAGCATTTCAGCTTGGATGACTGAGAATTCCATATCTTTTAATATTGTTCGTTGTCCAAGTTTCCAAGAAATGATATATGCAATTGGTGAATATGGGAAAG CTATGCCCGCGCCATCTTACCATCAGATTCGTACAAATCTTTTCAAGGAGCagttagaagaaatgaagaagtttGTTGATACATTTAGGGTACATTGGAAGAGGTATGGATGTTCTATTATGTACGATGGTTGGACAGATGGGAAAAAGCGACATCTTATCAACTTCTTGGTGAATTGTCTGAAAGGGTCAGTTTTCTTGAAGTCTGTGGACGCGTCAGATAGAACCAATGATGCTGATTTCATACGTGAGCTTGTAAAGGAGGTAATTAATGATGTTGGGAAAGAAAATGTGGTTCAGTTCATTACCGATAATGGTTCAAACTTTAAAAAGGCTGGGAAGGATTTAATGCTTGAATACCCAAATCTATTTTGGACTCCTTGTGGTGCTCATTGTGTCCAGTTGATGCTAGAAGAACTTGGTGACAAGCTTACACGAATCAGGACAGCCGTCATTCTAGGTAAAAGACTTGTTACATACATTTATGCTTATTTTCAAGTGTTGTGCTTGATGAGGAAGATGACAGGTGGAGACTTACATAGGTCTACAAAGACTAGATTTGCAACTCAGTATTACACACTAGAAAGTCTTCAAAAGTATAAAAATCCTTTACAAatgatgtttgtgaatgataggtGGGaaaaaagtagattttcaaaagaaaatgttGGAATTAATGCACTTAAAATTGTTACAAGTAGTACATTTTGGGAAGATGTTGATTACTCTTGTAGTGTGTTGAAGCCTTTAGTTAATGTTGTAAGGCTAGTGGATATCGAGCGCAAACCTACGATGCCTTGTTTTTATGATGCAATGAGAATAGCAAGGGATCAATTAGAGAAGAATTTCAGCGAAGATTATGATACGTGGGCT tacatagaaatcaaaAGGGGACTTCATACAGCTATGGAAAGGCTTATACCCAATGAAGATGAGCTTGATCAAGCAACAAGTGAATTGAGAAAGTATGCTGATGCTGTTGGAATCTTGGGAAGTCCAtcttgcaaaagaagaagaaccaaggaTCAACCTC ATGATTGGTGGATTACATTTGGAGGAATCGATGTGCCTAATCTGCAAAAATTTGCAATCAGAGTATTGAGTCTTACTTGTTCTGCTTCCCCATGTGAGCGAAACTGGAGCACATTTCAAAAT TTGCACTCGAAAAAACGAAATCGCATAAAACAACAGAAGTTGAATGATAGTGTCTTTATCCAATATAATAAGAAATTGCAGCGTCGTTACATAGAAATCCAACAATATAACGATGATGATAAAGCAAATGATCCTATTTTCCTGGAGGAGCGTGATGACaatgatgaatggttggattTACGAAATTTGAATGAGTTGGATGTGCTAGGTGATAATGTAAGTTTCAATGATTTGCAAGAGACAGTGGGTGAAGAACGTGAGACAGTTGGTAGTGGAGGTGCTTGTAgttctcgaagcaagtctactttTCCAACCGACTCGgagtatgatggatatgatacCGATGAATTGATGTTGGACACTGAAAAAGGGCTACTCGTTGCTGAGAATGATGGAGTTACTCAAGATGATGATATctatgattattcaaattatgttgatTAG